One region of Dehalobacter sp. 12DCB1 genomic DNA includes:
- a CDS encoding LPD28 domain-containing protein — MSVNAREEQYEHVELFGKPALFTNSRIDRDTVPKGFYCYDLRGSDYDPGRPVTVESHVAINHAGAILTPEPVTIPKEGFRRLRGKLNFLGECLTLPDFCEEHGLDLAPDNRKFILRPASPDEAGLFYSQDKKDAEIGTVGHLRADFGHGGNEFWHTWWPHNGDELNTPEFKVELQEFVDELRKSGPLRSLSSMSGYCCDHNAGKLDDGSSGGYGYIAESENYRYCLRCTPIQGDYNAYLYIYDKRQQELRMKNEAPKQDYGLTAAGKQQLQNAADGTLPHSYSWFVFQDYNLPDEKLTGDLTLSEAIRLYNETDSGNKRLGVTKDEIATVDFVITLDGKQQFTDDYTHLASFSSDAAIAEAVETLRHEIAEQTPDQGMTMGGMQLG; from the coding sequence ATGAGCGTAAATGCCAGAGAAGAACAATATGAGCATGTGGAGCTGTTCGGAAAGCCCGCGCTTTTCACCAATTCCCGCATTGACCGGGATACGGTACCAAAAGGCTTTTATTGTTACGACCTCCGAGGCTCGGATTATGATCCCGGCAGACCGGTAACGGTTGAAAGCCATGTCGCCATTAACCATGCCGGAGCCATTCTCACACCGGAGCCGGTCACCATTCCCAAGGAAGGCTTCCGCCGACTGCGCGGAAAGCTGAATTTTCTTGGCGAATGCCTGACCTTGCCGGACTTCTGTGAGGAACATGGCCTTGACCTCGCACCTGATAACCGCAAATTCATCCTGCGCCCCGCCTCTCCCGATGAGGCGGGGCTTTTCTATTCCCAAGACAAGAAGGACGCGGAGATTGGCACGGTCGGGCATCTGCGGGCGGACTTCGGCCACGGAGGTAATGAGTTCTGGCATACCTGGTGGCCGCACAACGGTGATGAGCTGAACACGCCGGAATTCAAAGTGGAGCTTCAGGAATTTGTGGATGAGCTGCGCAAAAGCGGTCCGCTGAGAAGCCTCTCGTCTATGTCCGGATACTGCTGCGACCACAACGCCGGCAAACTGGATGACGGCTCAAGCGGCGGCTACGGGTATATCGCAGAGAGCGAAAACTATCGCTACTGTCTGCGCTGTACGCCGATTCAGGGCGACTATAACGCCTATCTATATATTTACGACAAACGGCAGCAGGAACTGAGAATGAAGAACGAGGCTCCAAAGCAGGATTATGGACTCACGGCGGCCGGAAAGCAGCAACTCCAAAACGCCGCGGACGGCACGTTGCCACACAGCTATAGCTGGTTTGTGTTTCAGGATTATAACTTGCCCGACGAAAAACTCACGGGCGACCTCACGCTGTCGGAAGCCATCCGACTGTATAACGAAACGGACAGCGGCAACAAGCGGCTGGGCGTGACCAAAGATGAGATTGCCACCGTGGACTTTGTCATCACGCTGGATGGAAAGCAGCAATTCACGGACGATTACACACACCTTGCCAGTTTTTCCAGCGACGCGGCAATTGCCGAGGCGGTTGAAACGCTGAGACATGAAATTGCGGAACAGACGCCTGATCAGGGCATGACGATGGGAGGCATGCAGCTTGGATAA